From the Spiroplasma sp. BIUS-1 genome, one window contains:
- a CDS encoding MmcQ/YjbR family DNA-binding protein produces MSFNEIFTNKVINKNKLIEFGFVFSNNNFTYECSIFNDNFLLNVFVDLNNKVNFKLFEKDTKEEYDLVHVKNANGDFVSNLKKLCSEKLLEISNKCFDIEIYSNIQTKNIIEYMDQKYSIKPNFLWEKHPKYSVFKNKKNDKWFALIMEINLSKIGFKENEIEEILVIKDLPENVANKIEQNNYYPAYHMNKSNWYTVILNNSLSNNVLYNLIDTSYELVK; encoded by the coding sequence ATGAGTTTTAATGAAATTTTCACAAATAAAGTAATTAATAAAAATAAGTTAATAGAATTTGGTTTTGTTTTTTCAAACAATAATTTTACTTATGAATGCAGTATATTTAATGATAATTTTCTTTTAAATGTATTTGTTGATTTAAATAACAAAGTCAATTTTAAATTGTTTGAAAAAGATACTAAAGAAGAATATGATTTAGTTCATGTAAAAAATGCAAATGGAGATTTTGTTTCAAACTTAAAGAAATTATGTAGTGAAAAACTACTGGAAATATCAAATAAATGTTTTGATATTGAAATTTATTCAAATATTCAAACAAAAAATATTATTGAATATATGGATCAAAAATATTCAATTAAACCAAATTTTTTATGAGAAAAGCATCCAAAGTATTCGGTCTTTAAAAATAAAAAAAATGATAAATGATTTGCATTAATAATGGAAATAAACCTAAGCAAAATAGGTTTTAAAGAAAATGAAATAGAAGAAATATTAGTTATTAAAGATTTGCCTGAAAATGTAGCCAATAAAATTGAACAAAATAATTATTATCCAGCTTATCATATGAATAAAAGTAATTGATATACAGTTATTTTAAACAATTCATTGAGTAACAACGTTTTGTATAATTTAATAGATACTAGTTATGAATTAGTTAAATAA
- a CDS encoding DJ-1 family glyoxalase III, whose protein sequence is MAKVAIFVANGFEDTEVVATVDVLRRAEKLFAGSFPVVDIVSINDSKHVKGAWNIELTADKLINEINFSEYDCLILPGGRVGVDRLKENETLMNAVEKHAKENKVVAAICAAPEILGKLGLVDGIEITHYPGCTTDLDKAVKKPHMSAIADKNIITGSSIGGALQFALQIVDHFTSTEQMLQLHETLVFNY, encoded by the coding sequence ATGGCAAAAGTAGCTATTTTTGTTGCTAACGGTTTTGAAGATACTGAAGTTGTAGCAACTGTTGATGTTTTAAGAAGAGCAGAGAAATTATTTGCAGGAAGTTTTCCTGTTGTAGATATTGTTTCTATAAATGATTCTAAGCATGTTAAAGGAGCTTGAAACATTGAATTAACAGCAGATAAATTAATAAATGAAATTAATTTTTCAGAATATGATTGTTTAATTTTACCTGGAGGTAGAGTTGGAGTTGATCGTTTAAAAGAGAACGAAACTTTAATGAATGCTGTTGAAAAACACGCTAAAGAAAACAAAGTTGTTGCAGCTATATGTGCAGCTCCTGAAATTTTAGGTAAATTAGGTCTTGTTGATGGAATTGAAATAACTCATTATCCTGGATGTACAACTGATTTAGATAAAGCAGTTAAAAAACCACATATGTCAGCTATTGCAGATAAAAACATTATCACAGGAAGTTCAATTGGAGGGGCTTTACAATTTGCTTTACAAATAGTAGATCACTTTACTTCAACTGAGCAAATGTTACAACTTCATGAAACATTAGTATTTAATTACTAA